The Juglans regia cultivar Chandler chromosome 10, Walnut 2.0, whole genome shotgun sequence genome includes the window TCGATAGTGACCAGGAAGAGTTGGACAGATTCATAGCTGAGATCGAGGATGCAGCAGATAAAGAATGGGTTGCTGAAGAAGCAGCAGAGAAGGAAGAGCTCAGCAAAATTAGGTATTGGAACAGAGAAGAATTTGGTGGGAGACTCAGAAGATCTGAAACACTTAGAGCTAAGccttatgatgatgatgatgatgatgatgaggtcAAAGGGACAAGGGGGTGGAAGGAAACAAGGGGCAAACCAAGGACTAATGATACTGATGATGAAGACATTGATATTTCTGATGGTGAAGATGAATGGGATTCTAATGATGTGAGGGATGCTGTTGATGTTGAGAGTGATTCTGATGATTCTCATCATGTGCATGGCAAGGTCAGGGTATCTAGAACAAACAGGTGGAAGGAGGATAAGATTCACGGGGCAAAAAATAATGGCAGTTCTAAGAGAAATCCAGAAGCTAATTTTAGAAGAGAGAGAACTGAAGAAGAATCTGATTCAGAAAATATGTTGAGTGATCTTGAAAATGTGATGTGGCAATCGGATGCTGAGAAAGAACATGACTCGGAGGCATCCAGAGCAGCGAGCAATAATTACCGGAGCAGCAGTGATGAGGAAGAGGATTTATATCACATTAAGGGAAATGAGAAGAAGGGCGACAAAGATGAAAGTGGTGCTGATGAATCTTACGAAACTCGCGGTAGATACACAGTGTCCAGAGTTGCACAGAAGAAGCATAATAGGACTGGCGAAGCCAATAATTATGAATGTTTCCAGAGAAAAGATGCAGCTGACTTTAGGGGAAAGATGACCGAGAAAGAATCTGGATCAGAAGATATGTTAAGTGATTTGGAAAATGCAATGTGGGAGTCAGATGTTGAGGATGACCCGAGAGCATCAACAGCCGAGAGATACAGCCCTGGTGATGAAGAGAACCGTCACCagatggaggatgagaaatATGGAGctgataataaaaagaaaaggacgcGGAAAGCAGCAGATGAGGCTTGGGATAGTGATTAGATCTGTCATTGCTGAACATTGTCCTTGGGAAAGATTAAACATGTGGACTTAAGAGTTCTTTCGATGGTCTAAAAAATGACCTCAACTTAATATGAACGTGCagtgaatttattcttttggtGGCTTTTTACTCTGATTCTCTTGCAAGAAATAAATGCAGAGAGTGCAGCATTGTGTAATTTGCTTTGGCtagccatatgaatgaaaatagtGTAATGTATTTGGGGTGGCACTTTAACGACTGCGGCACTTTTCATCACCTGAAGTGCTTTGATATTGTTTTCTCGGTTTTTGTTCGATGGCATGCTCACTTTACTTGCTTGCCACATCAATGTCTTGCTGGAACACcctgtgaaaaaagaaaaattctatacataagCTTCACATTCATGTATACCATTTAAAAgtatgtaaatttattattttattctcatatttgaggataaaatagtaaaattatatatttttttaagtggtgtgcagagtgtAAAATCACATAATTGAATTTGACTATAAAGTAtcagttatataaatatatatatatatataattttaaggttACAAAGTGTAAGGTttgtaatgttagatacaagttttagatatataaacTTCACAAAATCCCTTTGTAAATAAATAccaataaaaaagttttaaattttttttgtaacacttTATAATAGAGTACCTGCACAaggtttgtacaatttttttttcagatggCCTATGTTGTCTCTATCTCATACACAATtacaatacattatatatatatatatatatatataaaatatatccatatatataaatggtaaattttgtaagatttaattaatatatatattataccaCCATTTACAAAAGTTTGTCTAATTCATCATCATCTAATCTTGCCTTATTCTTagaagagcggtgctactctacTGTCTGAGTAGCATCACTCGATTATactgctttttgttttttaattttttttatatttttttaatatatttaaatatatttaaaaataagaaaaatatatcaataaatttaaaattatttttttaatcattaattaaaaaaatatttttttttgctgCAGCGGTACACTAGAGCGGTATATTTTGGGCGGCAAGCTTTTCTCTTCTCAAAATTCCCTTACAAAGTGAGTCAACGGTGTCATCATAATTCATATGTAGAGAATAAGGACGAATCTAAATGTGCCAGTTGTCCTCTCAAGCATTGCTTTGCTCCGCAAGATTGTGGAACAAATCTTCCACAGAAGCTGTCCTTGTCACCTGTCATCCCTCCTTAACAATGAATGGTACACGCGTTCATTCAATCTACAGCGTATCATATTGTACGATTTTACTGATCTTATCTTTCCAGTAACAAATTGAGGCTGCTAATTTTTTATACCCATAAATAAATCATCTTCGATTACTGGTCCATAAGAAATCGTGCTTAATTATACGATGGTTGGGCACCAGCTAGAAAAATTAGAATCATACGTAATCAATGAAAATGCTTTAATGGCTTGTGATCTTGCTTGGTcgcattattatttatttttttaaaaaaataatgttaaatataattttagaatatttttagcTCTTGGttagattgaaaaaatatttcatctcatcttattttattattataattttatcaaatttttatataaaatattataaataatttaactttttcaaatctcaaaacaataataatattaaaaaataatattctaataatatttttttaacttttaacttttatttaaaatcatgtcatcttatctctgaattcaaactaatcttaaaaaaatgaaatctgtgattaaaatctttatttattttatatagatttatgatttacttttaaatatatatatatacgagatTTGTATACCTCaaaactacaaatatatttctcaaaacttaaaccGAATGAGAATGGAGAAATTTAAtcatagaaattatatattcttgGATAGAAAGAAAcgcataaataaaacaaaccaaGATGCTTAGGGGGAAAGAGTAAGATATGGGTCTGTTTAGAAGACATGGGCTAAAATTATTGTCTTATTCGAGTTGTTAATCAAGTTAACCATAAGTTCAACTACCACGTTCCAAGCTATATAATTGCAGGTTTCAATGTCTTCTTTTGGTTTCATCAGGAGTTGTTggatgattttggataaaagGCGGGTTGGTTTGCTTGTGGGTAAGGGGTTTTGTGTGAATACATTGGTTGGATGTTGAAAGACtagcagaaaataaaaaaggccaTTGAAGAACATGCAGTATAAATCAAGCTATTTTTCGTCTCAAGTAATTTGGTAAAGAGAAGGAACGCGTCCTGCTAACTAAAATCCTAACTAAATCTACTTGGGTCGTGTCAAGTCAACAGCTTTGGTACGACTGCTTGCCCTATCGTTATTCCATCATGTTGCATTTGAAAGTAATAAGACCAATTCCAAGCTTGCCTTTGAAATTAAACATCTCTCCAGGTTCATTAATGTAGGGAGATGACTTTGGACAGCTTCTGAAAtgcaatgaaaaataattcagTATCTAGTGTCGGTAGGATATTCTTTTTGACTATACTTGTCTAAGTTTAGACCATATTTAATAGGAGTacgagtaatactacatacagtcgtagagtacGTAAATatcgtgcaatcgctttgaaaaaaagtggatcTTACTCCCACACGTTGTAACTTGCAACAGTCATTTATTACGATGGCTTCTGTGGCGACCTTcattgctttcttcttctttttcgtttgtatttttctatttatgaGGGGACTTTTATTGGGACACCCACTTGCCAGACAGTCCGTCCATACGCATTAATAATTCAGAGAAGTAGATGAATGTATGGAAAAAGTCATTTCAAAGCAGAACTAATGTTAACCTATGCAAAAGAATTCTGCTAGCCTGGGAAGGAGACTGGGGATATAGAAAAGCCAAGAAAGTTCTGAGAAGCAACATGCACTATCCGGTTGTACAAAACAGGCCAGAATCAGAGTAATTATTGTTTTCTCATTGCCATGAGAAATTTCCATAAGCAGCTGATACCACAGGCTGTTTCTTAGAAATTACCTTGCTTTTGTACTGTTGTCTggagctgctgctgctgctgctgtcaTCAACACATTACAACACTAAGCAACAATGAATGGTTGAATCAGATCATTGATCCGTGTGTTGTAAATGAGAAACTCAAGTGAGGAATCCAATATGCCATtgcccattttcttttttctgtggGAGGAAAGTGCGCCACCCTTACCCTTATTTGATCTCTCAATATTGAAATTGCATTTTGCACTTTTGATGGtgtcacgatttttttttttctttaaaaaagaagacCATCAACCTAGGATTCTATGAATTTCCCCAATTCGTGAAAAGGTACTCAGCATCCCCAATTattgaaggggaaaaaaaactgAGTCAATCAAGTAGCCAAGACCCAAATTCATAAGAACCGTACACAAACAATAAATCTCCATCAATATTTTCAGGCACAACTAGAATTACATTTCATCCCCTCCTCGGTATTGGTGGTGAGTATTCGACATGTCACAATTAACTTCCGGGACCAACTGAAAAGATCACCTATTTCAGAATATAAAGAGCTATCACATAATGCCAGCCTATCAAACCCCAAAACGTGTTGAAAGAAAGTCTTTAAAAGAAACTCCTATCGGCCTAGTGTCTAGCagtgatgaaaaattaaataagaaaaaccaTCTACTCTGTGGAGGTTTGCTGCGAGACAAAAAAATGGGAAATACTAGGAAGACAAACTATAAACTATAACTTTATGATCCACAACGGTAtggaaaaagaataaattgGCACTATGATCAACTGAATATCAAACAGTAATCAGATGGTATAACTCAAGGAGTTAACAGATAACCCAAGCTATAAGAACATACGAGTCTAAGAAAGCTGAATTCCTAGCATAGGAAAGCCAGGGAAATGTCATTCTGCTCTTAGTAATATGGTGATCGTGCCATAGAGACAAATGGTACTTAAGCCTGCCATAACCATAGAGATATTCTCCTCACAGAAAGCGTCCTACTTGGAGTTGGAAGAAAGCCAAGTcccataaaagaaaagaaagaacaaaaaaaacaaaagagggtAGTGAGAGTTTCCCCTTCAAATCCCGAGGACCCAACAAGTTCTTCCTTTCATCTCTGTAGACACTGACCTACTTTGTTAGATATAATGTATACGTGTGTTGCTGTCTCGCCAAAACCATAAATTGTTGAATTGAGGCCTATTCGGTCCGTACAATGCACAATCTGTATCTCCGGTCTTTACAAAGGAGAACCTCAATTTTCAAGACTTAGCCACTTTCTCTTTGGCAGTTACCAGGCAACAGGTATTTGTACTTCTCAGCATTGTTCAACAGATATGATGGAAGATGGACTGCTGAATAAGAATGAGGAATAGGTCCCATCTTCCCAATTATTTCCTTAAATGTGTACTCCTCAGGAATCATGTCAAACAGGTCAGACCCTTTGCATATTATGTCCTGAATCCTTTCGGAGTTCAAGAAATGAGAAAACCTGACCCGATCATAATGACTGTAAGCCCTCATCTTAAATACAAATTCACTGATGCGGCGGAAGCAAAAGCTACAATGCCACCCAGCATCTGACAAGATGTTATCAGTTTGTCGAAAATGTGCATATTTAGTCTTTCCTGTCTTGTACCTATGGACAGAAGCTCTCCAGCTTTTGTTGTCTACAAGAAATTCGAATGAATATAGGTAGTTCTTGAGTCGAAGGTGAAGGATATGTGGAATTTCATCACACCACCTCAAGAGATTAATTGTGTGGGCACTTGGAATCTCATCAACATCAGACATTATCAACAAATCGTCATCTTCAATGCCTGCAATTTTCAAAAGATTGTCCAGTGCTAATCTCTGATATGCCTCTTCAACAAATGGATTTTCGCCTTTCTTAAATCTTCCTCCAATCTTCCCATAAGTCAGCCGAGGTTCAATAAACTTGAACTGGTCACGGTTCTCCGCAAAAAGCAATTCTTTAGACAAACCTGTGAATGTTGAGTTTGATTCGAGAAGAACAAACTGTGTCACATATGGATACAATTCATTCCATCGAATTGTAAGGATGTCAAGCTCATTACTGAAAAGAACTGCATCATAGACTCGTCTTGGAGATTCGCGAAGTCCCCACCCGTGAAGTTTGCAAAGAGTTGCCATCGATACATTCTCATTATAATAGTGAGGGACATCGTGGAAGGACTTTGGGGGTGATTCCCATATTGGTCTCAGGAAATAAGAAATCTTCTGCCCATGCAAATATACACCAAAGATGCATATTGGGACAACCACAAACAAAAACACATAGGTCCTCAGAAAAATACATCGAGATCTTGACATAATCAGTGCAACACGAGTTCCCTGCAGtggattaaaacaaaaaattctaagATACCCCGGATT containing:
- the LOC109010179 gene encoding uncharacterized protein LOC109010179, whose protein sequence is MSDGYYSSKKTDDICEGVCGQGTRVALIMSRSRCIFLRTYVFLFVVVPICIFGVYLHGQKISYFLRPIWESPPKSFHDVPHYYNENVSMATLCKLHGWGLRESPRRVYDAVLFSNELDILTIRWNELYPYVTQFVLLESNSTFTGLSKELLFAENRDQFKFIEPRLTYGKIGGRFKKGENPFVEEAYQRLALDNLLKIAGIEDDDLLIMSDVDEIPSAHTINLLRWCDEIPHILHLRLKNYLYSFEFLVDNKSWRASVHRYKTGKTKYAHFRQTDNILSDAGWHCSFCFRRISEFVFKMRAYSHYDRVRFSHFLNSERIQDIICKGSDLFDMIPEEYTFKEIIGKMGPIPHSYSAVHLPSYLLNNAEKYKYLLPGNCQRESG
- the LOC109005631 gene encoding CRM-domain containing factor CFM9, mitochondrial, which gives rise to MFAARTLRRHCLKTLSSLLHSNPSKNLIFLRDVSPNPIWSNVTSIPCKDNLLFSSHAPLNPFMVWSCSMSTSKGRSMRSKVERRMQRESGKTLREKRRAQKLKKKLMTEEERLIYNLKRAKKKVALLLQKLKKYELPELPPPRHDPELLTPEQLQAFKKVGFRNRNYVPVGVRGVFGGVVQNMHLHWKFHETVQVCCDNFPKEKIKEMATMLARLSGGVVINIHNTKTIIMFRGRNYRQPKNLIPINTLTKRKALFKARFEQALESQKLNIKKMEQQLRRMGVNPEDPVAMASIRKVASTFFNAIDRKEGSPYVFREEKQQVTETPENWEESEPPVDSDQEELDRFIAEIEDAADKEWVAEEAAEKEELSKIRYWNREEFGGRLRRSETLRAKPYDDDDDDDEVKGTRGWKETRGKPRTNDTDDEDIDISDGEDEWDSNDVRDAVDVESDSDDSHHVHGKVRVSRTNRWKEDKIHGAKNNGSSKRNPEANFRRERTEEESDSENMLSDLENVMWQSDAEKEHDSEASRAASNNYRSSSDEEEDLYHIKGNEKKGDKDESGADESYETRGRYTVSRVAQKKHNRTGEANNYECFQRKDAADFRGKMTEKESGSEDMLSDLENAMWESDVEDDPRASTAERYSPGDEENRHQMEDEKYGADNKKKRTRKAADEAWDSD